From the genome of Deltaproteobacteria bacterium:
AGGTGGTTTCAGCGGTGGCTTTAGTTCTGGTTTTGGTACGGGGTCCGGTTCCGGCTTTGGGGGCGGTATTGGCAGCGGCGCGGGAAGCGGATTCGGCTCTGGCGTTAACAGCGGATTTGGTAACGCTTTTAGTCCAGGCTTCGGTAGTGGGGTGAGTCCAGGCTTTGGCAGTGGTTATGGCCCCAACTTCGGTAGCGGATTCGGAAACCCTTTTAGTCCAGGCTTCGGTAGTGGGGTGAGTCCAGGCTTCGGCGGTGGCTATGGCCCAGGCTTTGGTAGCGGGTTTGGGAATATCTTTGGTCCTGGTTTTGGTGGTGGGTTCAGCCCAGGCTTCGGTAGTGGCTATGGTCCCGGCTTCGGCGGTGGGTTCGGCCCCGATCCTTTCTGGGGCGGTGGCTTTCCCTCGCCATTCTATGGGCCATACCCCAGCCCATTCTATAGTCCGTGGCCTCCGTTCGGACGGTTTCCCTATTCGCGGCGTCTTCCTCCTGTAGAAGCAACACCCGAACAACGGCGTGAGGAAACAAAGGGGCCGTTATTGCGAGAAATCTTTTCTGTTGCGTTCGCCAGTCGACCTCTCGCAACTCAGGAAGAGCGGAGTGGATTTTTGTTTTTCCCTTTGCCACCGCAGGACGGCGGCACTCAAACGCTCGCATGGGATTGGTACGACTGTACCACCAAAGCGCTGGTTGCACACTTGACCGTTCCGATCACTATGGACCTGCGCCAATAAAAAGCGGCAGGTTTTCACCTGCCGCTCAATCAGTCATCTGTACTCTTTCACTGACGTAGTCGGTTTACTTTGCGTCTTCTGTCGGCTTGGCGCTGCGACGCTCGATGACGTCGTCGATCAGACCGTACTCTTTGGCTTGCTGGCTGGTAAGAAAATTATCGCGCTCAGTATCGCGCGCAATGTGATCGAGCCCACGTCCAGTATGAAAGCTCAGAATTTGGTTCAGTTCTTCGCGGACACGTAAGATCTCGCGAGCATGAATGTTAATGTCACTCGCTTGCCCTTCGATCCCACCCCAGGGTTGATGAATCATGATCCGCGAATGCGGCAGAGCATAGCGTTTCCCTTTCTCTCCCGCGGCGAGAAGCAAAGCGCCCATACTCGCGGCTTGCCCGACACAGAGTGTCGACACCGGCGAGCGAATGTATTGCATAGTATCGTAGATCGCCAACCCGGCAGTGACAGAACCGCCTGGAGAATTGATGTAGAGGAAAATGTCTTTGTCAGGATCTTCTGCTTCGAGAAAGAGCAGCTGAGCTGTAATGAGACTCGCTGTGGTGTCATTCACCTGCGAGCCCAAAAAGATAATGCGATCTTTCAGCAAGCGCGAGAAAAGATCGTAGGCACGCTCGCCGCGGCCAGTCTGTTCAACAATAGTTGGTACAAAGTTCATAAGTGCCCTATTGAGGCATCGTAACGCGTCTATTTTTCCCTCGCAACCGTATTCAGCAAAATACCACGCCCTGTCATTCTGAACGGAGCGGAGCGAAGTGAAGAATCTCTCTTATCCTATTTACATCAGCAAGATTCTTCGTCGCTATGCGCCTCCAGAATGATAAAGACAGTAAGATCTTCACGTAATGGAAAAGCAATCTCAGATACTCTTCACCATGAACTCAGGACTGTGCTTCTCGGCCCGCTTTGGCAGAGTGTCCTTTGATCCACTCCAGCAGCGGCTGAAACACCTCTATTGTCGATTTTGTTCCGAACAGTACGTCAAGATGTCCCCAATTCTCTAGCACCTGGAATTGGATATCTTTACTGGCAGTAGCACGAGCGGTGTACTCAATACGAGCAGCCCAGGGAATCTCAGCTTTGTCCAGATTTCCTGACGCTCGAGCAAAGATCGGGACGCTGAGCGCTGCAAACCCACTCTGATAATCAAACTGCACCCCGGCCAGATGGCGCTTGAAATCAAACCCGCCATGATTTTGCACGCGTGGCCAGTAACGATCTTCTTGCAAGAAAATACGCGCGAGAATCAACGGATCAGCATATCCGTCTTTAGCGTTGGACAACCCGCCTTGCTGACCAAACATGGGGCTCACATACAGGAAGTGAGCCAGTGCTTCTGTTCGATTATTGAAGACATGCACCGGGAGGAAATCCGGCCCATTCGGCTCAGCAATGGTATCTTGCAACTGCTTGAGCCAGCGAGCGTAGGGCAAATAGCGTCGCTCCAAGTCATCAGCAAACCAGTTCGGAGTTTCAGGACGCTCACGATACAACGATTCTTCATCAGGAGGGTCGAGTACGTACCCATCCAACAGCACCAGGCCAAGAATGTTGTCACGGCCAAACCGTGCCGCGGTCAGTCCTGCGAAGGTGGCGCCACGACCAAAACCACCAAGGAAAAGAAACTGCTGGTTACTTGTCGCTCGAATGAAATCGGCAGCTATAGCTGCATCTTCGACGAATGTCTCAACGGTCCAGCCCTGCATGAAACGATTATCACGCAAGTAATCTCGCGTGACCGTGTGAGTGCGATAGTCGAGCGTCCACGTCTCGACCCCACGATTCGCGAGATAGAGTCGCAAATCGTAGCGTTCATCAGCAACGACGATCTCTCCATGCATATGTGCTGAAGGAAGAAAGAAGAGCACGGGTCGAGGGAGATCGTTACCCGCGTCTGTCCGGGTAATTCTCCGAACGGCAATGGTATCGTGTTGGCCCAGTGGAGGTCGCAAGAGTGTCCAGACACTTTCAATCAGATCAGGATAGTTGGCCACAGCACGGTTGGAAACAGTTGCGGACCAGGTGGGAGAATCAGCCCACAGGTGACGTG
Proteins encoded in this window:
- the clpP gene encoding ATP-dependent Clp endopeptidase proteolytic subunit ClpP, which translates into the protein MNFVPTIVEQTGRGERAYDLFSRLLKDRIIFLGSQVNDTTASLITAQLLFLEAEDPDKDIFLYINSPGGSVTAGLAIYDTMQYIRSPVSTLCVGQAASMGALLLAAGEKGKRYALPHSRIMIHQPWGGIEGQASDINIHAREILRVREELNQILSFHTGRGLDHIARDTERDNFLTSQQAKEYGLIDDVIERRSAKPTEDAK